The genomic interval GCCGGAACCGTCACCAGAGTGGGTTGAGGCGCTGGCTGTTATTGTTGAGCTGAAGAAGACCCAGGAAGGGCATCCTGCGTTACTGAAAATATTAACGGATATTCACGAGTCAGCCGTTAGCCTGCAAAAGAAGTCTCTGGGTGATTATCGTGACGCAATTGCCCGAAAGCATCAACTGTTGCACGCTATGATGCCGCATTGGCGACGGCTTCATAATTCGGTATCCGGTATTGGCGGTAAAATCAGAGGGCTTGTTGAGCATGCTGTTGTCATTGACCGTTATATGCAGAGTTATGAGGAAATACGCAGTCAGACCGATCAGATTCACAGACAATTGCTGTCTTCGGTAACCTCCAGGTTTATTCGGGATTGTCTGTTTATGGTTGCGGGCTTGGCCGGTATAGGATTGAATCTGGTGTTGATTTCGGCGCATCTGGGAGGTGTTGTAAAGGTTGCTGAGTCAACATCTTTTATATATACCCCTCAGTTTTCGGCAATAACGCTTGTTCTCATGCAGTTGTCGGTAAGTCTGGTGTTGTTGGAGTTGTTGCGGGTAACCAATATGTTTGCCGGCTTTGGGCGATTGTCCGAAACGCTGAGGCGGCGGTTGACATGGGTGTTTATTTCTTTGTTGCTGGGGTTTGCTGCGGTTGAATCCGGTTCCATGTTGATTGAGCCAAGTAATGGCGAAGCTGCTGTTGAGGATATATTGGGTATTGTCGGCGAGTCTTTGCCGGTGGATGATGCGTTGTTGCCGGTGGTTCCCCAGATGCTGCTGGGATTTGTTCTGCCACTGGCACTGACCGTTGTGTTGATTCCATTTGAGGGAATTATCCGTGATTCCAGAGTGATTGCTGGACGCTTGGTAGAATACTTTTTTGTTGTAATGATTACAGTATTGAGATTAATGGCGCGGCATGTTTCGGCATTGCTACGTCTTGGAATTCCTTTGTTTGATCTATTGATTTTTCTTCCTTTATGGGTGGATGGATTTGTCCGGGAGAAAGCTCATGAGATTAAGCAGAAAGGTGCCGGGAAGAAAGAAGAATTACCCGTGGCAGGCGGTGCATTTTTAAGAAAAGACTGAATAGGTGTTGACGTATCTGTTGTGCTTATAAATGTCTGGCTAAAAAACCGTCTTTTTTAATAACAAATGAAAACGAAGGATAATTAATGATTAAACGAATCGCCACCTTGAGTGCAGCCACGCTGCTTTTGGTTGCTTGTAATCAGGACAAGGTAGAAGCATCTACCGAGTCACCACAAGTGGCAGCAGCAGAGCAGACTGCAGTAGAATATACTTCTAATCCTCAGATCATCAGCTATGGCGTGGGTTACAATATTGGTACTCAGGTTTCCAGTGACCCTAATTTTCCGGCAGATATAGATGCTATTGTTGCAGGTTTAAGGGATGCTATTGCCGGTACTGATCCAAAAGTAAGCCCAGACAAAGTGTCTGCTGCGGTACAGGCTTTCCAGGAAGAGTTGGCAGCTGAGCAGGCGAAAGTAGCTGAAGCCGCTAAAGCAGAGGCTGATAAATTTTTAGCAGATACGGCTGCAAAAGAAGGTTACCATAAAACTGAATCTGGTCTGTTATATCGCGTTATCAATTCTGGTGCTGAAGGTAAAAAACCAGGCCCCAATGATACTGTTAAAACTCATTACCATGGAACTCTGGTTGACGGTACTGTATTTGACAGTTCTGTTGAGCGTGGTGAGCCGGTTGAGTTTCCAGTCTCAGGTGTTATTCCTGGTTGGACTGAAGCATTACAAATGATGAATGTTGGAGACAAGTGGGAGTTGGTTATACCACCCGAGCTGGCGTATGGTGCCAATCCTCCACCAAGTATTCCAGCTAATGCTGTGTTGATATT from Gynuella sunshinyii YC6258 carries:
- a CDS encoding FKBP-type peptidyl-prolyl cis-trans isomerase, yielding MIKRIATLSAATLLLVACNQDKVEASTESPQVAAAEQTAVEYTSNPQIISYGVGYNIGTQVSSDPNFPADIDAIVAGLRDAIAGTDPKVSPDKVSAAVQAFQEELAAEQAKVAEAAKAEADKFLADTAAKEGYHKTESGLLYRVINSGAEGKKPGPNDTVKTHYHGTLVDGTVFDSSVERGEPVEFPVSGVIPGWTEALQMMNVGDKWELVIPPELAYGANPPPSIPANAVLIFEVELLDIKEPKS